One Artemia franciscana chromosome 15, ASM3288406v1, whole genome shotgun sequence genomic window carries:
- the LOC136035989 gene encoding mediator of RNA polymerase II transcription subunit 17-like → MDENVSSVNVHVEVPSEYTIQEITFTGEEIYQAPPSLSETLAKLASKVDWSVAAETAEKAEDEEDSQPAPPLLPSHHWDSVKAKINASFAEISVLHDVLQIAKQKTYLVFDPVQQESTENRPYAQLLAKKRGLTAASTLLINGAERLRVRESVRESGSQQQFHADLAKLRLHWRLKKLSSTSTIGTAPKASILGDLSYKSVGSRVRQIGTFEVAKAEEGGGESINFIQNGTFEVSSLRITIPVELRGHAYVQVTIQKDQDSLNVVQLTSSGGRRIGMSNLPPTADHPWQRILEAAQNVLFCKELFARLAREAVFLQAQVPPFVVENKIVVSLFPGIHLVISLVHNTDESAGDRTSMMPSIGRGEHDVILEHSMHQALLQAHQMNLGPPAPHPSSAPMGPRKKRRIAGPAGADYQSLLDIVKEETILEKIVKQGQHIVMRTRAAFLIDNLAKDIKDPCISSHWNIINSPILSTVKISIATHGYDSLWRTTLVLHVSETSIKCITRDGKLHLLSYESQELRDLILVQVGQHHLTVAQCLARFLSWQVLGSTQNVGHGTPEPLANPPACLLESPFGNRVIAVKCGPQSAQPQVFIAKYPSNDDYKSSFSKDSFWTLVQTNFEEVDLDQVDGKNFIQKLESVMAMLTHTMEKKDVKNEENANIE, encoded by the coding sequence ATGGATGAAAATGTTTCGTCCGTCAATGTTCACGTTGAAGTACCATCAGAGTATACGATTCAGGAAATCACATTTACTGGTGAAGAAATCTATCAAGCGCCGCCAAGTCTGTCTGAGACTCTGGCTAAACTTGCGTCAAAAGTTGACTGGTCCGTAGCTGCCGAAACAGCTGAAAAAGCGGAGGATGAAGAAGATAGTCAGCCAGCACCTCCACTACTACCATCTCATCATTGGGACTCAGTAAAGGCAAAAATAAACGCATCTTTTGCTGAGATTTCAGTTCTACATGATGTGCTGCAAATTGCTAAGCAAAAAACGTATTTGGTATTTGACCCTGTGCAGCAAGAATCTACCGAAAATAGACCATATGCCCAGCTCTTAGCTAAGAAGCGTGGCCTCACCGCAGCCTCTACATTGCTTATAAATGGAGCTGAAAGATTGAGAGTTCGTGAATCTGTTCGAGAATCAGGATCTCAACAACAATTTCACGCTGACTTGGCGAAGCTGCGTCTTCACTGGAGGTTGAAAAAGTTAAGTAGCACAAGTACTATCGGGACTGCCCCAAAAGCCTCTATCCTTGGAGATTTAAGCTATAAATCAGTTGGATCTCGTGTTCGACAGATTGGAACATTTGAAGTTGCTAAAGCTGAGGAAGGAGGAGGTGAAtctatcaactttattcaaaaCGGAACTTTTGAAGTATCTTCTCTTCGAATAACTATCCCTGTTGAATTAAGGGGACATGCTTATGTACAAGTCACAATCCAGAAAGACCAAGATAGTTTGAATGTAGTTCAATTGACCTCTTCAGGTGGTAGAAGAATTGGAATGAGTAACTTGCCACCCACCGCAGATCACCCCTGGCAAAGAATTTTAGAAGCCGCACAGAATGTCCTGTTTTGTAAAGAGCTATTTGCCCGCTTAGCCAGGGAAGCAGTTTTTCTACAAGCTCAAGTCCCTCCTTTTGTTGTCGAAAACAAGATTGTTGTATCCCTGTTTCCTGGTATTCATCTTGTTATATCTCTTGTCCACAATACAGATGAATCTGCTGGCGATAGAACTAGCATGATGCCGTCAATTGGTCGCGGAGAACATGATGTTATTCTCGAGCATAGTATGCATCAAGCTTTACTGCAAGCTCACCAAATGAATTTAGGTCCTCCTGCGCCTCATCCGAGTTCAGCACCAATGGGACCAaggaaaaagagaagaataGCTGGACCAGCTGGAGCTGACTATCAGTCACTGCTTGATATTGTGAAAGAAGAGACTATCTTAGAGAAAATTGTTAAACAAGGTCAGCATATTGTGATGCGAACGCGTGCAgcttttttaattgataatcTTGCCAAAGATATTAAAGACCCTTGCATTTCATCCCACTGGAACATAATAAATAGTCCTATTTTGTCTACTGTAAAAATTAGCATTGCTACTCATGGTTATGACTCGCTTTGGCGGACAACCCTCGTTCTTCATGTGAGTGAGACTTCCATAAAATGTATTACTCGAGATGGCAAGCTTCACTTGCTATCTTATGAGTCGCAAGAACTACGTGATTTGATTTTGGTACAAGTAGGCCAACACCATTTAACCGTAGCCCAGTGCTTAGCAAGGTTCTTAAGTTGGCAAGTTCTGGGCTCTACTCAGAACGTTGGCCATGGAACCCCAGAACCGTTGGCAAATCCGCCTGCTTGTTTGCTAGAATCACCTTTTGGAAATAGGGTTATAGCAGTCAAATGTGGACCACAATCTGCTCAGCCACAGGTATTCATTGCAAAATATCCATCGAATGACGATTATAAGTCATCATTTTCTAAAGACAGTTTTTGGACGCTAGTGCAGACAAATTTTGAGGAAGTTGATTTGGACCAAGTTGACGGAaagaattttattcaaaaacttgAATCCGTTATGGCAATGTTGACTCATACAATGGAGAAAAAAGATGTGAAAAATGAGGAAAATGCTAATATTGAATAA